A single genomic interval of Spinacia oleracea cultivar Varoflay chromosome 6, BTI_SOV_V1, whole genome shotgun sequence harbors:
- the LOC110785814 gene encoding protein IQ-DOMAIN 9 produces the protein MGSGDWFKTKIFRKKAKLDKSKKSKGSSASDNQGEKNNANGGRVNRKTNGALVKLSEDVAATKIQTAFRAYAARKALRRMKGIIRFQKLTQFQSVKKQSTNTLNSLHLWSTIQTQIRDRRQCMVIEGRLKQKRLENQIKLEAKLHDLEVEWNGGADTMEDILSRIHQREEAAVKRERTLAYAFSHQWRANSSQNQGSDASELGKADWGWSWKERWIAARPWESRLSSESTGPKKGQNKLTSKARKSSNSTSTKKSFPSKTAVLNGKAPGKPRRVSFPGAEKATKQEAITKVQENKRESLS, from the exons ATGGGTTCTGGAGATTGGTTCAAGACAAAGATCTTTAGGAAAAAAGCGAAGCTTGACAAATCAAAAAAGTCGAAG GGATCTTCAGCTTCCGACAACCAAGGCGAGAAAAACAATGCTAATGGTGGTCGGGTTAACCGTAAAACTAATGGTGCTCTTGTGAAACTCAGTGAAGATGTTGCAGCAACGAAGATACAGACTGCTTTCAGAGCCTATGCG GCAAGGAAAGCTTTACGGCGTATGAAAGGGATAATAAGATTCCAGAAACTAACACAGTTCCAGTCTGTTAAGAAGCAGTCAACAAATACGTTGAATAGTCTGCATTTGTGGAGTACGATACAAACTCAAATTAGAGATCGGCGGCAGTGTATGGTAATTGAAGGCCGTCTTAAACAAAAACGGCTAGAGAACCAAATAAAACTTGAGGCCAAACTACATGATTTGGAG GTGGAATGGAATGGTGGTGCTGATACAATGGAGGATATTCTGTCAAGGATACATCAAAGAGAAGAAGCAGCAGTGAAGCGGGAGCGAACCTTGGCTTATGCATTCTCTCATCAA TGGAGGGCAAACTCTAGTCAAAATCAAGGCTCCGATGCTTCTGAACTAGGGAAAGCTGATTGGGGTTGGAGCTGGAAAGAACGATGGATTGCAGCTCGTCCATGGGAAAGCAGATTGTCTTCTGAGTCAACCGGCCCTAAGAAGGGGCAAAATAAGCTTACAAGCAAGGCACGGAAAAGTAGTAACTCTACAAGTACAAAAAAGTCATTTCCTTCTAAAACAGCAGTACTAAATGGAAAGGCACCTGGAAAACCCCGAAGAGTGTCCTTCCCTGGAGCTGAAAAAGCAACCAAACAAGAAGCAATCACCAAAGTGCAAGAAAACAAGCGTGAGTCATTGTCTTAG